GTTGCCAAATCTAGTACAGAGGCAGAATTTAGAGTTATGGCTCAAGGAGTGTGCAAAACATTATGGTTGAAAATACTCTTGACAAAGCTTGGGTTTGACTCCAAGGACTCAATACGATTGTATTGTGACAACAAAGCGGCAATCAGTATTGCTAATAATCCAGTCCAACATGATTGAACCAAACATGTTGAAATTGATCGacactttattaaagaaaaactgAAAGAAGGTATCATCTGCACACCATATGTGAAGACCAATTGGCGGATATGTTGACAAAGGGTGTGTCTAGTAGTATTCTTCATTCAGCCTTATTCAAGCTGGGCATGCGAGACATCTATGCctcaacttgagggggagtgttgaagATTTGCTTAATATGTTGAAGATTTGCTGAATATTCGGTCCACCGTAAATAAGGCTGATTTATATGTATTAATTTGATTACGATATTATTCCTTTCCATATTAAGCTCTAGgttgttttctatttaaaccAATGTAGCCTGATGGCATAAGAACAAGTTCTCAACCAATAAGAACATCTATTTTCTCCTTCTCTATTTGTCTACATCTATTTCAAAAGAAATAGAGGAACTgaactaacatattaactagATGTCCTTTCTCTTTCAATTTGCTTTAATACACCCACAAAATTATAGACTAAAATTAGTCGTCAACACACATACCTGAATGCTGAAAGTAAGGGCCAAAATGTAAGCCCATCCAAATACTGTAATGATCCCAATGCTAGTCAGAATTGCAATAGGACCATTCTTGTCTGCACCTTTGGTTTCTTCAGTTAGATGTGCTGCAGCATCATATCCATACAGTGAATACTGACTGACAAGAAGAGATAGAACGACTGCATAAGGTTTGCTTGATATTCCAGTTAATTCGGGTGACGTTTCAAAATGTGTGAATACGTATGAGGCAGATTTTGTAGTCAGTGCTACCAAGGGAAGCATTATAACAATAACAGTTCCTCCAATAACCTGAAAAAAGGATGCAGTCAAAATTTAGAACTGAAGTTGTTACAttcacatattattttaatCCACAACAGCTGATATAGAGATTGAAATACTAGATTCTGCCAGTGAGCCATACTGCACATATTTTGATTTTACCACATAGGAACTATATGAAAGCTCATATATGCATGTCTTGTTGTTTAAgaattctttttatttcattttggtATGATACAATCCTTTGTAACTGAAGgggaaagaaaagaagtgaCAACTATAAGATGGAAACCATAGGGTAACTATAAGGCTTATTGAGCAAGATGAGAGTTTCTGAATAAAACTACGTACATCACTAATGCTTTCCTTTGACAGTGTGAGAGTTGGAAATataatctaaagaaaaaaaaaaattagaaacttatAACCTTTCCCATTCCAGATAATTTTAGAATTACATTTCCTCcatttttaaaaaccaaacaGAGCATGAGGGTCTTAATTTCCCACTGCAGGATTGAGGATGTGTCATCCATAGGACCATAGCCACTGCAACAGGCCATTGGTCATGTCTTACAACAAAAAATCATTGCTAAGTTTGctgattttttaaatataaaaaaaataaaaaataaaaaaataaaacaaatataaggcaattttaaattttattatttttctaacacAAATTTTAATTGCTTTATCATTTTGGCTAAtgaccattttattttttttcactttgattattttgtatttttgtattttttgttcaGGTAATGGTACTATATCAGAGAAATGTATTGAACTTAACTTCTATGTGATAACATGGAATAATTTGTATTAAATATCCCATTACTATATTGTTTTTCATGCACTGCAGACAGAATTTCACACAATATAGCAACGACAAGGCTGAAACGTAGGCAACAGAGCATATGTAATACTTCATTTGGTTGttaagaaaaggaaggaaaggaACAAACATTCGGGTCCTGAAATATGATCTCATATATAAATCAAATATTGACACCAAAGTATATTTTATAGCATTGCATCCATGAAACAGACTGTAAGTGGTCTACAAGCAAGCTAATCTAGATTATACCTGCCACCATATTGAAATTACGTCGATGAAGGCAATCACTTCTAATGCAAAAGTGTTGAGAATTGCCCATATAATAGTCAGGCTTATGTACATGCATAAAAATAGCCATTTAGGAGCCAAGTACCCTCCATCCTTATGTGTTCCAGTGCATAATAAAATGATACTCTGCAGTGTTTGTGATCCTGCATAAGCCTTCTCCAccaagttaatatatatatatatatatatatatatatgattaaactCTGATTACCATTTACCAGAAATATTAATCGATGAAGTCTATAAAATAATTGGAAAATGGTACCTGTGTGCCTATGCCAGCGATGAGCCCTATGGTCTCTAGCCAAGCACAACACCATGATGCAAATGGACCCCATTTGGGGCCAGCTAAGTGGGCAGCCCAGAAGTAAAGAGAACCAGTAGTCTGTAAAATACACAACCAAGAGAAAGTCAGTTATCTCAAATCAGGAAGAAGCATTCATAGGCATTAAGAGGCatgcagaaaaagaaaataagatttttgGATCAAATGTGCTAAGAAAGCAGGCTCAGAACAAGCTTTTTGATCCAAATACTTCAAATTGATTCTTGCATATTTTGCAAGAGTTGCTCACATATCTCCTGAAACTAAGTGGAGTAATTGCTATCCTCTTTTCAAGAAACAAAGCAAAACTTTTATCTGTTGTTCGGGGCACTGAAAATGGATCATCAATCTTCAGTTCCATTAAAAAGTATCTTATAAAGAGCTTTCTAGAGTGAATATGctaaaaatattgggaaaaTTGGATCACATAGAGAAATATGTACAGTAAGATAAATAAAGAGGGGAAAAGGGAAAGGCACAAACTGGGAAAGAGGAACAGATCTCAGCCATTGCTATTCCAACAAACCAGGTGAAGAAAGATACTACCACCCACCCCCACACAAGAGTTGCAGGACCTGCATATTGAAGGCTGGAACCATATAGCGGAGTAATCCCAGTGAAAAGGGTCATCGTCGAAAACGATATTGCAAGTGTTTTAAACAAAGTCTGCACAAAATAAGCAAGAACAGAAATTGAACAAAACCAAACAAGATGAATAAAAGAACAGAAAGCACAGAAGCGGGATATTCAAAGAAAGAATGATCACCATTTCTCTTCTGAGTTCTTGCTTGTAACCCAGCTCATTGAGCCGCTTCTCCCCGGAATCCATTTCTGGGATTTGCGGCACTTCCTGTTGGCCGTTCCTCATGTAACCTTATTTGGTTATTGAGCTCAAAGAcgaattaccaaaaaaaatataaaaagaaccgGGTCCttgagaaagagagggagagagagagagagaggttgacTTTTAAGATATGAATCTTGTATATTCTGCTTAAGAATTATAGAGAATGTCCAGCTtccgaaaaaataaaaaagaaaaagggggtgAAGAAGCGTGAGTCAAAGTTGTTGAAATGTTGGAATGGACGTGATAGTTCCCTCCAACAAACTAGATTAAATAGCTGCCACATGCACGACAAACTTTCAGTTTCACACTTTGCTTTTGCGTGGTCTATTTGGTTAGTTGGAAAGGGATTTCACATTTAATTTCCAAAGTATTTGAAGAAGATTTGCAGGATCCAATAGTGCAGCGCCGGCGCGCACTCAATCTGTTGTCAGCTTCGAATATTATCGGGGCTACAAAATAAAGGATGGAACCAAAGACTTTGATCGACCATGCACTTCCAACTTTGACCACTTCCAACTTTGACCACTTCCCACAAACAAACAACGCTTTTCAAAAAACTTAACTAAAAATATCCAAATcactttaaaatcatttttccttttcctacTATCCTTGTTCCGCCATGCACGCCTCAATTACAACCCGGGATCCATATGGCttggagtaatgctaaaaatgaaaaactctTCTACGTTTTTCTTGAATCTATCTAAAactgatatgacttttaaatatttcattggatcgaaatttaataatgatctatTACACAtctaatataattttaaaaatggcATCAATTTTAAGAGGGCAAAAAGAATATGATTTAGATATCTTGATAAAtaatgtcttcttcttttttccgtTTTAAAAATTGTCTTGTTCAAACCAGTTGTACCTAAACCAGGAAAATTGGTAGCgctatatttttgaaaaatactaatGCTCTgttttgtttcggcgtaaaatgatttctggaaaatgatttcgacatttttccggtgtttggtagaggcgaaaataatagtcatccgaaaaattatttcggtttgaccaaaaatgctttgtaaattttgaaaaatgatttacgctttttaaaagcgtaaatcattttccgaagacgctagtcgaccttcacgttaaagcagtcgaccatcaccgaaCTCTTGCCGTTACCGAAATCCGACAACATCAGgtcaatgtcgccggaatccggtcggCCCAGATTCTGGCGACCAATCTGATTGTATTCCGGCCacctggccggaatctggccagaacggccggattcctgccagctggccggatctggccagaataTCCCGGTCAACTCAGATTTTGACGAGATTGTTCGGATTCTGACCTTTATCTTATAGCCAAAATCCGATAAAAGTGGTCGGAATCCTGTCAATTAGTGACGGAATCTCATTtccggtgatttttatattattttacattaatatttatattttttgaataaaaattgattttaataggttaatatgattgaataaaaatataaaaaatattttttattttccgtacgtaccaaacaccgaaaaatgatttcggcgaaaaatattttttagaaaaatgactatcttgaaaccattttacgtcgaaacaaacggagcataacaATACAACTAGCGTACaaatgtatttttagcattttttaagACAATAATATGTGAGTGCAGGAAAGGGTCCCACCTGCTCGGGCAACCTGGATAGGTTGGGCCTGAGCAAATGGGGCCCTTTCTAGCTGTCAAAATACTCTGCCCTATTTGCAGTGCTCTGGATCTTTCATTGATGCAATGACTGCATGGAAAAACGTGCACCAGACGTAATCCTCAAAACACGGAAAGCTAGAAGAAAAATCCCAACACATGCATACAGCACGATTTGAGGCACATGccttaataaagaaaaatgtattaAAGTCTTAATTTCAAGCCCATccagaaaaataatttgtgTAAATGCCACTGGAAAATGATCTCAATAAACCATATATGAGATTGAAGAATTCCAGTCGCCAATGACCAATTGTATTTAAAAAATCAGAACACGTGTTAAAACAGTTttcggtaggtgacgtgtcgatcagaTATTTGTCTTGTATGCTCCTGGTCCACCTAAAAAAGAAGGCTGCGtcggggggttccgacaaccccgctccgatgTTTAAGTGAGTGAATGGTTCTGAGAGTAAATGCGCAGAATAATACCAGAAAGATTAattagcatgtaccttaatATCTGAGAGGGTTctagtatttatagaggttgaaGAGCAGTTCAATTAGCCTCTCAATTCGTGCTcgaggcggttggaggagacgtgACCTCGGATGAACGGATATTTCGGGTTCCGCTTACCTCGGAAGCACCATCAAGTTTCATGtcgt
The Alnus glutinosa chromosome 14, dhAlnGlut1.1, whole genome shotgun sequence genome window above contains:
- the LOC133857348 gene encoding amino-acid permease BAT1 homolog, with the translated sequence MRNGQQEVPQIPEMDSGEKRLNELGYKQELRREMTLFKTLAISFSTMTLFTGITPLYGSSLQYAGPATLVWGWVVVSFFTWFVGIAMAEICSSFPTTGSLYFWAAHLAGPKWGPFASWCCAWLETIGLIAGIGTQAYAGSQTLQSIILLCTGTHKDGGYLAPKWLFLCMYISLTIIWAILNTFALEVIAFIDVISIWWQVIGGTVIVIMLPLVALTTKSASYVFTHFETSPELTGISSKPYAVVLSLLVSQYSLYGYDAAAHLTEETKGADKNGPIAILTSIGIITVFGWAYILALTFSIQDFSYLYDPSNETAGTFVPAQILYDAFHGRYHSGAGAIILLFIIWGSFFFGGLSITTSAARVVYALSRDEGIPFSSIWKKVHPKHKVPSNAVWLCAGICILLGLPILKVNVVFTAITSICTIGWVGGYAVPIFARMVMAEKNFKAGPFYLGKARRPICLVAFLWICYTCSVFLLPTYYPITWNTFNYAPVAVGVGLGLIMLWWVLDARKWFKGPVRNIDSPNGKL